A region from the Cannabis sativa cultivar Pink pepper isolate KNU-18-1 chromosome 9, ASM2916894v1, whole genome shotgun sequence genome encodes:
- the LOC115722622 gene encoding protein FAR1-RELATED SEQUENCE 11 yields the protein MSEGTSLVIESSENCTDLSQDDVSTTGETSDDTILSRQTSVNLVPFIGQRFVSQEAAYEFYCSFGKQCGFSIRRHRTRGKDGVGRGITRRDFTCHRAGYPQMKPSEDGKLQRNRKSSRCGCQAYMRIVKRAEFDHVPEWRVTGFSNNHNHELLKSNEVCVIPTYCIISPDDKSRICLFAKAGMSVRQMLRLMELEKGVKLGCLPFTEIDVRNLLQSFRNVDRDNDAIDLISMCKKLKDENPNFKYDFKIDGHNRLDHIAWSYASSVQSYEAFGDAVVFDTTHRLDAYDMLLGIWLGIDNYGTTCFFGCVLLRDENMQSFSWALKTFLDFMKGKAPQTLLTDHNTWLKESIVNEMPQTKHAFCIWHIISKFSNWFSVLLGSRYDEWKIEFHHLYNLDGADDFEEGWRDMVNKYGLQTNRHIMSLYALRTFWALAFLRHFFFAGMMNTSQAESINAFIQRFLSAQSQMDRFVHNLADVVEFKDRAGAKQKMQQKMQKVCLKTGSPIEAHAASVLTPYAFNKLQEELVLAPQYASVPVDDGCFQVRHHTQMDGGCKVIWLPCQELISCSCHQFEFSGILCKHVLRVLSTNNCFHIPDEYLPTRWRDASSSTTYTFQNTSMREHSGKVQLLESMASALIAESVETDERLDSACEQIAIVLSRIKDLPRPMHDTNDDYTCPSDALILQEVEDADGIVRFTVGNPHESISTGKLKERRPRDGVDIGRKRRSGSCCGQFGHDASECQLMGGDHLNGDALGYL from the exons ATGTCTGAGGGAACCAGTCTTGTAATTGAATCTTCTGAGAACTGTACAGATTTATCCCAAGATGATGTAAGCACGACTGGAGAAACATCTGATGACACAATTTTGTCTCGGCAGACTTCTGTAAACCTTGTTCCGTTTATTGGCCAAAGATTTGTATCTCAAGAAGCAGCATATGAATTTTATTGCAGCTTTGGAAAGCAATGTGGCTTTTCAATCCGACGCCACCGTACTCGTGGCAAGGATGGGGTTGGTCGTGGAATTACAAGAAGGGATTTCACTTGCCATCGTGCTGGATATCCACAGATGAAGCCATCTGAAGATGGAAAGTTGCAAAGAAACAGAAAGTCATCAAGGTGTGGATGTCAAGCTTATATGCGAATTGTTAAGCGAGCAGAGTTCGATCATGTACCCGAATGGCGTGTTACAGGCTTTAGCAACAACCATAACCATGAGCTTCTGAAATCAAATGAAGTTTGTGTGATCCCGACCTACTGTATCATTTCTCCTGATGACAAGAGTAGGATTTGCTTGTTTGCAAAAGCTGGGATGTCTGTGAGGCAAATGTTGAGATTGATGGAATTGGAGAAAGGTGTTAAACTGGGCTGCTTACCTTTTACTGAAATAGATGTGAGAAACTTATTACAGTCTTTTAGAAATGTTGATAGAGATAATGATGCTATTGATCTCATTTCTATGTGCAAAAAACTGAAAGATGAGAATCCCAACTTCAAATATGACTTTAAGATAGATGGCCATAACAGGCTGGATCACATAGCATGGTCGTATGCTTCATCTGTTCAATCATATGAAGCTTTTGGAGATGCAGTAGTTTTCGACACAACCCATCGTTTGGATGCCTATGATATGCTGTTAGGAATTTGGCTTGGAATTGACAACTATGGAACGACTTGTTTCTTTGGTTGTGTGCTTCTTCGAGATGAGAATATGCAATCTTTTTCATGGGCACTGAAG ACATTTTTGGACTTCATGAAAGGAAAGGCTCCACAGACACTTTTAACGGACCACAACACATGGCTCAAAGAGTCAATTGTTAATGAAATGCCTCAAACGAAACATGCCTTTTGCATATGgcatattatatcaaaattctCAAATTGGTTTTCTGTGCTTCTTGGATCACGTTATGATGAGTGGAAAATTGAATTTCATCATCTTTATAATCTAGACGGGGCAGATGATTTCGAAGAAGGATGGAGAGACATGGTTAATAAATATGGACTCCAAACAAACAGGCATATCATGAGCTTATATGCGCTGCGTACGTTTTGGGCTTTAGCCTTCTTGAGGCACTTTTTCTTTGCAGGGATGATGAATACATCTCAGGCTGAGTCGATAAATGCTTTTATTCAACGATTCTTGAGTGCACAATCTCAAATGGACCGATTTGTACATAAT TTGGCTGATGTCGTTGAGTTTAAAGATCGAGCTGGAGCAAAGCAAAAAATGCAACAGAAGATGCAGAAAGTCTGCCTCAAAACAGGCTCACCCATAGAAGCACATGCTGCCTCTGTTTTAACTCCTTATGCCTTTAATAAGCTTCAAGAAGAACTTGTACTGGCTCCACAGTATGCATCTGTTCCGGTAGATGATGGTTGTTTCCAGGTCAGACACCATACACAAATGGATGGAGGGTGCAAAGTGATTTGGCTTCCATGTCAAGAGCTCATCAGCTGTAGCTGCCATCAATTTGAGTTTTCAGGGATCCTTTGTAAGCATGTTCTTCGCGTGCTTTCTACTAATAATTGTTTTCACATCCCGGACGAGTATCTGCCAACCCGTTGGCGTGATGCCAGTTCTTCAACCACTTACACCTTTCAGAACACAAGTATGAGAGAGCATTCTGGAAAGGTTCAATTGTTAGAGTCTATGGCTTCTGCTCTTATTGCAGAATCAGTTGAAACAGATGAGCGCCTTGATAGTGCATGCGAGCAAATTGCAATTGTTCTTTCACGAATCAAAGACCTTCCTCGGCCAATGCACGACACTAATGATGATTATACTTGCCCTTCCGATGCATTGATTCTACAGGAAGTAGAAGATGCAGATGGAATTGTTCGTTTCACGGTTGGAAACCCTCACGAATCCATTTCCACGGGAAAGCTTAAAGAAAGAAGGCCAAGAGATGGAGTGGATATTGGTAGAAAGAGAAGGTCAGGGTCTTGTTGTGGACAGTTTGGACACGATGCGTCGGAGTGCCAACTAATGGGAGGTGATCATCTGAATGGAGATGCACTGGGATACTTGTAG